The region gaaaatataggcaaaacattatctgacatacctctcaaaaatgttctcctagaacagtctactcaagcaatagaaataaaagcaagaataaacaaatgggacctaattaaacatacaagcttctgcacagcaaaggaaaccataagtaaaacaaaaagacaacatacggaatgggagaaaatttttgcaaatgaaaccaacaaaggcttgatctccagaatatataagcagatcatacaacttaataagaaacaaccaagcaacccaatcccaaaatgggcagaagacctaaacaagcaattcttcaaggaagaaatacaaatgatcaataggcaaatgaaaaaatgctcaatatcactaattatcagagaaatgcaaatcaaatctacaatgaggtatcacctcacaccagtcagagtggccatcattcagaagtccacaaatgacaaatgctgaagaggctgtgtagaaaagggaaccctcctacactgttggtgggaatgcagtttggtgcagccactgtggaaaacagtatggagattcctcaaaagactagaaatagacttagtatatgacccaggaatcctgctccagagcatatatccagaaggaaccctacttcaaaatgacgcctgcaccccaatgttcatagcagcactatttacaatagccaagacgtggaaacagcctaaatgtccatcaacagatgactggataaagaagaggtggtatatttatacaatggaatattgttcagtaataaaaatcgacaacataacaccatttgcagcaacatggatgttcctggagaatgtcattctaagtgaagtaagccagaaagagaaagaagaatacccaTATAAGATCagtcatatgcggaatctaaaaaaacaaacaaacaaatacaaaatagaaacagactcatagacacagaatacaaacttgtggttgccaggggggtggggggtgggaagggacagactgggatttcaaaatgtagaacagataaacaagattatactgtgtagcacagggaaatgtatacaggatcttgtggtggctcacagcgaaagagaatgtggcaatgaatgtatgtatgtttatgtataactgaaaaactgtgctctacactggagtttcacacaacattgtaaaatgactataactcaataaaaaaaagagaataaaaagaagaatatatTAATAGATAGAAATTTCCCGGTGTAGGTTAAACAGAATTCACAATGTGGATCAAACAGGAAACCAGAAAGCTAATATCAAGAATGAGAACGTATTTCGTCAAGTATAAATTCTCAATACTGACTTAACAGTAtataggttattttttaaatgcttgctATACATCATGTTTATCATTAATCAAAGGTAATGATGCATAgatgaaatatatttcattattaattggtactaatttaaaaaatcaagatatgCTCAAACATATGGTATAGATTAGTTGTTCAATCAGCAAACACTTGCTAAGAAAACATCATTTGAAAGACTCTATGTTGTGTCTATATCTgaggatacagagatgaataaaatacTAGTTTCATTATGGAAAGTCAAGTTTGTGGGGAAAAAACAGATGAATATCAAACAGTTACAAAGTGTTAAGtactagaaataaatatgcatttccattggggaaaaaaagatttttacagacaaacaaaagctaaatgGGTCACCATCACTAAATTGGCTTTACAAGAAAAGTTAAAGGAATTtctttaagcagaaaagaaaaggccacaattAGAAATGGGAAAATGATGAAAGACAAAAGCCTATTGGTAAAGAAAAACATGTAGTAAATGTAGTAGATCAACCACTTATTGAGCTGGTAGAAAGATGAAAAGGCAAAAGTAGTAAGTCATCTATACCCACGATAAGTAATAAAGATACACAaagtaaaaagatataaaatatgatgtcaaaaccATTGAGTGTAGGCAGGGAGTGGTTAGAATGTGTTCAAACTTAAGAGATGATACTCAAAAACTAATAGAAAACACActcttttcaagtgcatgtggAACATTTTCAAGTGTATATGGATACACTTCCTcaggatagatcatatgctaGGCCAGAAAATAAGTCTCAGtacatttaagaagattgaaagcatatcaagcatcttttctgaccacagtggtatCAGACTAAaaatcaactataagaaaaaaaatataaacaaacaaataaaaaaaaaccacatgtGGAGGTGAAATAATATGCTACTAAATAACCAGtaggtcaatgaagaaatcaaagaggaaatcaaagaggaaatcaaaagtacctggagacaaatgaaaatgagaaaaacaatgaTCCAAATTATAGGGAGCAGCAAAAGAAGTTCTAAGGGAAGTCTATACTGGTACAGTTCTACCTCAGGATAGAACacaaatctcaaataaacaatctaaccttatatgtacagaaactagaaaaagaataattaataacaaaaagaaaaataaactactaCAAAGTTAGTAGTAATTTTACTGAATGTTATCACTTCTTCCATTATATGGTCTAACTATTCAGTATTTAAACATAGGAAAACAGAATTAGCAATCATTATCTGACTTTGAATTTGTATCTTCTAGGGCATTTGTCATATCATGAAATATACCTGCATCAAGAAATACAGGTAATGATAATATGaagtgaattttctatttttaaaatcataaaaaatgtaatttactacccaattttatgtaatttattacccaatgtttttatttaaatttttctcatagAGTACAAACTTTTAAATCTCCTTCTCTGTGCCTGGTAATATGTGTGCTATGATAATACCAGAAAGTTTTTCTTTGtcagtgaagaaaataaagtccAAGAGAAATTTTCCCAAAGCATATACACAACCAGAGAAGGAAAAGTTCCTTGTACTTGGATCATTATTAGACAATTTTTTTGTATCTGAGTTTCCTGCAGTCCTAATGGACAGTGACCCTGGAGCCCATACTTACGTCTCCATAATTGACTCTAAGATTACTCCTCTCCCACTGGATGAGCAATCACTTCAGTGCTGAAATACCCTGAAGAAGGTTTCACAGGAGTAAAAATAACTAAGGCCATCATTAACACCACTGATGATGCTCTAGCTCATCTTCATGGACTCTGGATGACACAGGGTTGCTATGGTCCTTAAATAGCCATGGCTACACTATTATCCTTAGTTTAGGATGCATAAAGTATACTAGAATTCAGGAAAGGAACTTTCCTTTATGTGTATTACTGAAGTTTACTTGCCCGGACTAAAGAGTGAGATCCCTTGAATTGATGTAGCTCTGGTCATTCATTGCACTGTAAGGACTGGAATGTTCACCAGCTTCTCTTTCTGCTTCAAAAGAGGGTGAAATGACTATGGCATTTTTTAGTGAAACAACTgctaatggaaaaatatttataatgaggcaataaatatgcatttatttgtgAGAATGGTTTTGATCTGAGAAGAGGAACATATATTTGGAAACAGCTTTAGAGAATTTTATCTACGCTTACTGATTTTTTGATGTCATTAATATTAACATACCAATAACGTctattattattctgttttcaaaGATGGCTACAATAATACTGGGAACTAAAGATATTAAGGTAAAATaaggtaaaaatatttaaaaatatatttattactgtCATGTAATGATTCAAACACTAACTTAGCTGTCATCATGGTTACGAACACTATCATAGGTATTATATGCAATACTCACTTTTGAACTAATAGGCAATACTCCTATTTTATATAAAGATCATTTTTAACTATAAACATATTAAGACTAGAAATTTAGAATGTGATTAATTTTAGACAGTAAACTATGCTAATTAATTTCTTGTAGATATCCCTGCCAAAgtattatttaaatgaaataaccaAAGAGTTTCTTTCACTGTCTAATAGAATAGCAATTTTAGAAGCCTAGTGATATCTATTGCAAATTCTCACTTCTTcttgacattaaaatttttttatatgcAATATGTCATTAAGCTGTAAATAGTTCATTTCTGTATTTGAGAGAGTATGCCATTAGAATCAAAGCCAAGATTTGATTTATTTTGCCTATGCCTCTCAGCAGGTTTCTGCCATGGGAGACAGGGGAACAAGCAATCACTCAGAAGTGACTGACTTCATTCTTGTAGGCTTCAGGGTCCGCCCAGAGCTCCaccttctcctcttcctgctATTTCTGCTGGTCTACGCCATGATCCTCCTAGGGAATGTTGGCATGATGGCCATTATCATGACTGATCCCCGGTTGAACACACCAATGTACTTCTTTCTAGGCAACCTCTCCTTCATTGATCTCTTCTACTCGTCTGTTATTGCACCCAAGGCTATGGTCAACTTCTGGTCTCAGAGCAAGTCCATCTCCTTTGCAGGCTGTGTGACCCAGCTTTTTCTTTTTGCCCTCTTCATTGTGACTGAGGGGTTTCTCCTGGCAGCCATGGCTTATGACCGCTTCATTGCCATCTGCAACCCACTCCTCTACTCTGTCCAGATGTCAGCACGTCTCTGTGCTCAGTTGGTGGCTGGCTCCTATTTCTGTGGCTGCATCAGCTCAGTTGTTGTGACCAGCATGACATTTACTTTATCCTTTTGTGCTTCTCGGGCCATTGACCACTTTTACTGTGATTACCGTCCACTTCAAAGGATTTCGTGTTCTGACCTCTACATTCACAagaaggtttcttttttcttatgcaGCATTATCATTCTGCCTACCATCATTGTCATTATTGTGTCCTATATGTATATTGTGtccacagttttaaaaatacgCTCCACCGAGGGGCGTAAGAAAGCCTTCTCCACTTGCAGCTCTCACCTGGGAGTCGTGAGTGTGCTGTATGgtgctattatttttatgtatttcatcCCTGACGGATATCCTGAGCTGAGTAAAGTGGCCTCCTTATGTTACACCCTAGTTACTCCCATGTTAAATCCTTTGATTTACTCTCTGAGAAACAGAGATGTCAAAGAGGCTGTAAGGAAgatcctaaagaaaaaaatacttttatgtaATTCTATTTTAACAGTGACATAAATGACAATCTTGGGCATTATAACTGTTTGGGGAAACGCTGACGCAAAAAATGCACCCATtgattttagaaatattattcagagagtttatttatttatttatttatttatttatttatttatttatttatttatttatttatttaatttattttatttatttatttatttatttatttatttatttatttatttattgaattccaTGTACTTAACATCCAGAGTATACTTTTGGAATATATTTTGTATGGGTGTTGATTTTGGAGTGGAATGACTTTCTCTGTACTTATCTTCATTTTAGGTAAAGATGGTGATTGCCGTGTAATTTGTTTTTAGGAAAATTGTATTCTGAGTTTGCTGCTGGCTCTCTGAGGTGGTTGTTTGAGATGTATTGTTTATCCTGTCAGTAACATATGTGATGTGGCTATGTGTGTCATTGGTAGAGGTAACACAATCTAATATAATAAGTAGGCAAAACAAAATATCATATTTACTGAAGAAATCTTTTTGAATGCTTAGTGAGAGAATCAGATACTCTGCAGTGCACATGTGAACCACTCTTAATTATCTGGAGGCTAAATGAGTAACACACTTAATCATGATTTCGCCGGCTTAGGTAAATTACTTTTGAAACCTCTCCCCTTTCACAAGGAAACtgtaatgaaaataaatcaaaattaaattcctttatatatatatatatatgccttggTGAGAATAATTCATTAAATTGGTATCTATTGAACTTTGATACACTCTTTGTCTTATGAAGATTCCTAGGAGTGGATAATTTCTCTACCTAAGCTTGTAATTAAATGAGGGAGAAATAGCTGAATAGAGAACCAAATGCCATATGATAAACCCAGTGAATAAAGATATATATAGAAACACAGAGGGAGTTGCCCCAATTGCAAGTAAGTGGTCTTATTGGTCAAGGAGAACATCATAAGAgcatattttaaatgatagaaTTGGGCATTTGTGTAAAATGATAGAGTTGAGCAAAGTGAAATAGACAAGCTTCTGTGCAAAGGAAAGTAAATAACTGCATAGTAAACTGCATGAAGTTTGGTAAGTGATTTTAATGCACAAGACAGGGAGTGAGAGAtgagacttaaaagaaaattcctagaaattatGCAGACCTATATGAGAAGCCAAGAAAGATGACTTTTATTCTGTAGACATGGTGTGAGCATTGGGGAGTTTTAAGAATATAGTATAGTGTTCAAattgacattttagaaaaatacattgataggtttctggaaaataaatgtttgtgggaGAAGACCCCACACCAAGATACCTTTGAGAGGAACACCAAGAATGGTCACTGACTGTGTTACCGCCTAGAGCAATATGCTGAATGTCATCCAGCTGACTCAGAAAAGAATCTTCAGGCTGAGGCAGAGGCTTTCAGGTCTCACCATGAGAGAATAGGAATAGCAGTTTCTTCAATGctgacttttttccttcttttcctgatGTCGAGTAAATGCTGTCACTTCTACAGGAATTAAATTCGGTTATATTCCAGTTCTCACTCTTGTGTAGaacttacttttttcattttacttttgacTCAAGGAGGATAGATGTGCTGTGCTAGGTAAGTTCGGAAAGCAGGGATGagactgaaaaataataactagcaTGTTAATATGAATTACTCAAAAGCACAGATACAaatgcatgcatacatatatatgtatatgtaattatCTAAATGTGGTACTTGTATTATAAAACTGCTTACAAAATAATCAAAGTTGCAGTACAAATCATGTACAGAATCATTTAAATAATATCtagctaattattttatttgggtaTTACTTTTTTCCGAATAATATCATTGGCCAGACCTGAATAATACCCTTATCTAAAACATTATGCACATAAGAAGCTTATTCATGCTCAGCTGGTGACATCCCATTCCATTAAATGTGTAATTGTAGCTGATTGTAGTGTCATAACTATTgaagttttcttaatttaaatgatAGTGTTCATGGTGTTGAATCCTCATCAGCTGCTGCTACACTGACAACAATTACATTAAAAAGTTTTAGCCTACTTTTAACATTCAGATTTTTATATAAGAAGTGTCTAAGTAAGTTagtttcttaataataataaatatttattataaacaaCAAATgcataattgttttaaataactaaataataaaatttgtatttccttgtgtagttttaaataatttaggTGAAAACTAAACtttcatttagggaaaaaaagatacttCTGAACCATTGCTCTATAAGGCAAATCCTTGGATCTAAAAAAAGATCTACTTCAAATCTCTCTATTGTGTTcgagtgatctttttaaaaattctttcaccaatacagcagtgtcttgattactgtatAATCAATCTTGAAAGGGTGTAGTGTCAGTTCTCTGATTCTGTTCTTCTCCCTCAATATTTtgttggctattctgagtcttttgcctttccatatgaACTGTAGATTCGATATCTAAAGTTTTTCAAAATCCACAagataacttgctgggatttagactgggattgcattgaatgtaTAGATCAAATTGGGAAGAAGTGACATCTTGACGATACTGAGTCTTTCTCTACATGAGCATAgatctctctccatttatttaggtcttctatgGTTTCCTCCATTAgagttttccagttttccttctatAGATCTTGTGCATATTTTATGAGATTTATTCCTAAGATTTGACTTTGAAGGGTGCTAATATAAATGTtactatgtttttaaatttatattgtgCTAGCTCATTGCTGCTGTACTGAAAGTGATtggcttttgtatattaaccATATATCCTGCAACCTCCCTATAATCTCTTAGTGTTTTGTCAATTATTCCAGATTTTACACATAGACAATCGTCATTTGTAAGCAAAGACAgctcttttttcttccccattcTGTATACCTTTTTGTATTAGTTTACTAAggattccattaaaaaataccatAAATGGGGTTGCTTAAACAGCAAATTTATTATCTCTCAGTTCtagagactggaagtccaagaacAAGGTACCAGCACATTTGGTTTCCTCTGAAATGTccatgatggtgatgatgatgatgatataaaAATATCTCATACAGTACATAGTTCTTGCTGTACACTTATTTGAGGTTTATAGaaagacacacaaacacaacagaCAAATTTATTAACTGTACAGCATGGTGGTTATTATTCATTAAGTGAAATGGATTATCATAAAGGCCTTCATCCTCTGTCTTCACCTTGAGTAGgctgaggaggaaggggaagaggaggggttGGTCTTCCTGTCTCACGGGTAGCAgagatggaggaggtgggggaggtggaagGGAGGCACGAGAGACAGGCATATTCAGTGTAATTTTGCAGAAGCACATTGCAatttctgtctgacttctttgcttttttatttctctaaaaatgtttccataCATTATAGTACCAATCCTTCTTCCCCCATTTGCTTTAGTTTCAGTGCCTGTAATAGAAGTAGTCGTGTCACAAAGGAAGTCAAAAGCCATCTTAAGTCATTGGAGCCCTTCTGCCAGACTGTCTAATGTCCATTTGTCTTCTGGCACTGCTTCTCTATGTCTTATTCCTCATCATCTGGCACTGGCTCGGAAGCACGCATGTCCATCGAATCACCTTCTATTGATTCCTCTGGTGTGGTGTTTATTAGCTCTTAAATTTCTCCAAGATCCGTATCTTGAAACCCTCTACCCACCACACTACCATATCCTCAGTATCTTTCATGATTTCCTTGATTGGCTCTGTCATAAATCATGCACAACTTCTGGACACAGTTTTCTCCAGCAGGAATTTACTGTTTGGGCTTGATGGCTTCCACAGCTTTTTCTGTAACAACCATGGCATCTTCAATGGTATAATCCTTCCATAAATTCACGATGTTCTCTCTATTGGAGTTCTTTTCCGTAGGATTGACAATCCTTTCCATAGAGCACCGTGTGTGATGAGCCTTACTTATGATCCAGTGATCTAGAGGCTGAATTAGAGTCATAGTGTTTGGGGGCAAGTAGACACCTTTGGTGTTTAAGTCATGTGGTTCTAGGTGCCCAAGGGTATTGACCAATATCAAAGAACTTTCAAAGGCAGACCCTTAGTGGCAAGGTACTTCATGACCAGAGAGAAAGCATCCATGGAACCAATCCAGAAAAAAAGGTTACTTGTCTAGGCCTTCTTGCTGTACAACCAAAAGACTGGCAAGTGGAGTTTATCTTTTCCCTTTAAGACCTAGGGGTTAGTAGTTTTATGGATAAAGGCAGTCCTGATCATAAACCTAAATGCATTTGCACAAAACAGTAGAGTGAGCCTACCCATTCCTGCCTTAAATCCTGGTCTTTGCTTCTCATCCTTACTAATAAATATCCTCTGATAGTTTTTTCACCCCAAAATAAGAcacttgttcaagggtcaactatatagTCGTATACTACAGtactggggttagggcttcaaaatATGAGTTTGGGAA is a window of Camelus bactrianus isolate YW-2024 breed Bactrian camel chromosome 12, ASM4877302v1, whole genome shotgun sequence DNA encoding:
- the LOC105076386 gene encoding LOW QUALITY PROTEIN: olfactory receptor 9K2 (The sequence of the model RefSeq protein was modified relative to this genomic sequence to represent the inferred CDS: inserted 2 bases in 1 codon); its protein translation is MGDRGTSNHSEVTDFILVGFRVRPELHLLLFLLFLLVYAMILLGNVGMMAIIMTDPRLNTPMYFFLGNLSFIDLFYSSVIAPKAMVNFWSQSKSISFAGCVTQLFLFALFIVTEGFLLAAMAYDRFIAICNPLLYSVQMSARLCAQLVAGSYFCGCISSVVVTSMTFTLSFCASRAIDHFYCDYRPLQRISCSDLYIHKKVSFFLCSIIILPTIIVIIVSYMYIVSTVLKIRSTEGRKKAFSTCSSHLGVVSVLYGAIIFMYFIPDGYPELSKVASLCYTLVTPMLNPLIYSLRNRDVKEAVRKILKKKXYFYVILF